From one Nematostella vectensis chromosome 7, jaNemVect1.1, whole genome shotgun sequence genomic stretch:
- the LOC5503397 gene encoding von Willebrand factor A domain-containing protein 5A isoform X2, with the protein MSNYGLLDKAVGSSVPLESVWIRAVIRGFTAHVLATLEYKNNSSNPLDAIYVFPVDDHAAICGFQATIDGRSVVAAVQDRGEVLQQNIDSARSTQNGLAVNIDDNADNFQIGVGILPSYKTAVLQVTYVAELPVGKDGQVVFILPSVINPRVFQEHDARKKNLGRRTASVNSKYSFELDLKVQSATSIQEITSPCGGLEYEINASDKRQASVRLTGESYHFNDDVQVNVIRSEPFQLHALTENGVTTKSSDKFLATPIVMLNYFPEFTDCKERTRGEFIFLVDRSKNMKGENIDRAREVLLLFLKSLPDGCHFNVISYGASYIKLFTQSEVCDHSSRERASDFVWDLKAGIDNARPIDPLREVYSHNLIDTGYPRQVFLVTGGEVGNAEQVTDEVRKNAHTARCFTLGINVGKHSDHVRRIARAGRGTCELVSQLDRVAPKVQSMWDEATQPVVTNFHVSWTLPDGWVARCIPYNLPPIYRGHTLILYGLLMREDNKQPSYIVAVEGKATISASIQHGDTTKDVHQEVRFSALSGNPVDRDIFLHRLTAKALIEEEEDKRVWNLTSGGLATRAPIVSLSKSTNIISKSTTFVAVDKSTHEVIAVPELKAQVESFTQSAPEGRIFGLKAVNMKIPIPDEADGIIVPSSPVFISETSPRVKTPSSAPLPHSSTRTVGFTYKLDGSITSPTSPPTKQIAISSNAPKVRQEVELSRPAQVTSTSNINIQQFNFAQPVSPTLTNPPTACQEIPGPAAQLAASQAVKEVNFSPQAPVSPSQPVISRSEMYIEGSPKQETIDAITFEIPMDPSASVVNGTPGLPSGVLSPPVYGKTFRLNGYNEKSPKVSPPPVKPKSYSPEARSCGSERQPETPVAPAKQSQMRFNSEAPLAPQYRYESPSEPRYSPRTPPETRCSPGAPSETRYNREMPSEPTYSPGVLLEARYSPEAPAQPSSGASTSPPVKPKPNSYSPSQRSPLSEPPVNSTVGSLNYAQASQANMDLKDSFPPAPSSFHESSKTSPSRLNETANSYQADQEDGVPPEFKEERLAMLEILSLQQPSAAWPLDYLLADVCGIPLSELRRSCPRAITMDTVTMDTAWATALALACLHVKFSHLQSEWDAEARAGSKWMSTTLAAGGLDFQEIMDKAATMIEDTFMSSML; encoded by the exons ATGTCGAATTACGGGCTGCTGGACAAAGCTGTCGGTTCGTCGGTGCCTTTGGAAAGCGTTTGGATTCGCGCGGTTATTCGAGGCTTCACTGCTCATGTCTTAGCAACTTTGGAATACAAAAATAACAGCTCAAATCCACTCGATGCAATTTATGTTTTTCCTGTCGACGACCATGCAGCGATTTGTGGGTTTCAAGCTACTATCGATGGTAGATCCGTCGTGGCAGCAGTTCAGGATAGAGGGGAAGTATTACAGCAGAATATTGACAGCGCGCGCTCAACTCAGAACGGCTTAGCGGTGAATATTGATGACAACGCTGATAATTTTCAAATCGGAGTTGGAATTTTGCCTTCCTATAAGACCGCAGTATTACAGGTAACTTATGTGGCGGAATTACCTGTTGGAAAGGATGGACAAgttgtatttattttgccttCTGTAATAAACCCCAGGGTTTTCCAAGAACACGATGCGCGGAAGAAAAACTTGGGACGTCGCACCGCTTCAGTGAATTCCAAGTATTCGTTCGAGTTGGATTTAAAAGTGCAAAGCGCAACAAGTATTCAAGAGATAACCTCACCCTGTGGTGGTCTTGAATACGAGATTAACGCGTCAGACAAGAGACAAGCTTCTGTCCGACTCACGGGGGAATCCTATCACTTCAACGATGATGTGCAAGTGAACGTGATTAGAAGTGAACCATTCCAACTACACGCGCTCACAGAGAATGGCGTGACAACAAAATCCTCAGACAAATTCCTAGCTACGCCCATTGTTATGCTCAACTACTTTCCCGAATTTACAGATTGCAAAGAGCGCACAAGAGGAGAGTTCATCTTTCTCGTTGACCGAAGTAAAAATATGAAGGGGGAAAATATCGATCGTGCGCGTgaagttttgttgttgtttttgaaaaGTTTGCCGGACGGATGCCATTTTAATGTGATTAGTTACGGAGCATCGTATATCAAGCTCTTTACCCAGAGTGAGGTATGCGACCATAGCTCGCGTGAGAGGGCTAGCGATTTCGTTTGGGACTTGAAGGCGGGTATTGATAACGCGCGCCCTATCGACCCGCTCAGAGAGGTGTACTCACACAACCTGATAGACACAGGCTACCCGCGGCAGGTGTTTCTCGTGACTGGGGGAGAGGTTGGGAATGCCGAGCAAGTCACGGATGAAGTCCGGAAAAACGCGCACACCGCCAG GTGTTTTACCCTAGGAATAAATGTCGGCAAACATTCGGACCATGTTCGGAGAATAGCGAGGGCTGGCCGAGGTACCTGCGAACTTGTCTCTCAACTGGATAGGGTGGCACCCAAG GTACAAAGCATGTGGGATGAGGCCACACAGCCCGTCGTTACCAATTTCCACGTGTCCTGGACTCTGCCAGATGGGTGGGTCGCACGATGCATCCCCTATAACCTGCCCCCGATCTACCGCGGCCACACCCTCATCCTGTACGGGCTTCTGATGCGAGAAGACAACAAGCAGCCGTCGTACATCGTGGCCGTGGAGGGGAAGGCGACCATCAGCGCATCCATCCAACACGGGGACACCACCAAGGATGTCCATCAGGAGGTCCGATTCAGCGCACTTTCCGGGAATCCTGTGGACCGCGATATCTTCCTGCATCGATTGACGGCGAAGGCGTTGATcgaggaggaggaggacaAGCGGGTTTGGAACCTCACGTCAGGGGGTCTAGCGACTAGAGCGCCTATCGTAAGCCTCAGCAAGTCCACTAATATTATCTCCAAGTCGACCACCTTCGTGGCGGTAGATAAGAGCACACACGAGGTGATCGCGGTACCTGAGCTTAAGGCTCAAGTTGAAAGCTTTACCCAATCTGCGCCGGAGGGCAGGATCTTCGGCTTGAAGGCTGTTAACATGAAGATCCCAATTCCTGATGAAGCGGATGGTATCATTGTACCAAGCTCTCCGGTGTTCATAAGCGAGACGAGCCCTAGAGTGAAAACTCCTTCGTCTGCGCCCCTCCCGCATAGTTCCACCCGGACGGTAGGGTTCACTTACAAGCTGGACGGGTCAATTACCAGTCCCACCAGCCCGCCAACAAAGCAAATCGCAATTAGTTCGAACGCGCCAAAAGTTCGACAAGAGGTCGAACTCAGTCGCCCCGCGCAGGTCACATCAACCTCTAACATCAACATCCAGCAATTCAACTTTGCGCAACCAGTTAGTCCTACACTTACTAATCCTCCTACAGCCTGCCAAGAGATCCCGGGCCCGGCAGCCCAACTTGCGGCGAGCCAAGCCGTCAAAGAAGTCAACTTCAGTCCCCAGGCCCCTGTGAGCCCATCTCAGCCGGTGATTTCAAGGTCCGAAATGTATATCGAAGGGAGCCCCAAACAGGAAACAATTGATGCGATCACTTTTGAGATTCCCATGGATCCTTCAGCATCCGTGGTCAATGGTACCCCCGGTCTCCCCTCGGGTGTGCTAAGTCCCCCTGTGTATGGCAAGACATTCCGCTTGAATGGATACAACGAAAAAAGCCCAAAGGTCAGTCCCCCTCCCGTGAAACCAAAATCATACAGTCCCGAAGCGCGCTCGTGCGGTTCAGAGAGGCAGCCGGAAACACCAGTCGCTCCAGCAAAGCAGTCGCAGATGCGTTTCAATTCCGAAGCGCCACTCGCACCTCAATATAGATACGAATCGCCATCAGAACCACGATATAGCCCCAGAACGCCACCAGAGACAAGATGCAGCCCTGGGGCGCCTTCAGAGACAAG ATACAATCGCGAAATGCCATCGGAGCCGACATACAGCCCTGGCGTTCTACTGGAGGCACGATACAGTCCCGAAGCACCCGCACAACCAAGCTCAGGGGCTTCTACAAGTCCACCTGTGAAACCAAAGCCAAATAGTTACAGTCCCAGCCAAAGATCGCCTCTCAGCGAACCACCAGTCAATTCCACAGTCGGGTCACTCAATTACGCACAGGCATCGCAAGCTAATATGGATCTTAAAGATAGCTTTCCTCCTGCTCCTTCGTCTTTCCATGAATCGTCGAAAACTAGTCCATCACGGCTAAACGAGACCGCGAATTCCTACCAGGCGGACCAAGAAGACGGGGTACCGCCCGAGTTCAAGGAAGAGCGCCTCGCTATGCTCGAGATTCTATCACTGCAGCAGCCTTCAGCGGCATGGCCTCTGGACTACCTCCTCGCGGACGTGTGCGGGATACCACTCAGCGAGTTGAGGCGTTCGTGTCCACGTGCTATCACCATGGATACGGTCACTATGGATACGGCATGGGCTACTGCCCTGGCGCTCGCGTGTTTGCACGTAAAGTTTTCGCACTTGCAGAGTGAGTGGGACGCCGAGGCGAGGGCCGGAAGTAAATGGATGAGTACTACCTTGGCCGCAGGGGGACTGGACTTCCAAGAGATCATGGATAAAGCGGCGACGATGATTGAAGACACTTTCATGTCGTCCATGCTCTAG
- the LOC5503397 gene encoding von Willebrand factor A domain-containing protein DDB_G0286969 isoform X3: MTTLIIFKSELEFCLPIRPQYYRVFQEHDARKKNLGRRTASVNSKYSFELDLKVQSATSIQEITSPCGGLEYEINASDKRQASVRLTGESYHFNDDVQVNVIRSEPFQLHALTENGVTTKSSDKFLATPIVMLNYFPEFTDCKERTRGEFIFLVDRSKNMKGENIDRAREVLLLFLKSLPDGCHFNVISYGASYIKLFTQSEVCDHSSRERASDFVWDLKAGIDNARPIDPLREVYSHNLIDTGYPRQVFLVTGGEVGNAEQVTDEVRKNAHTARCFTLGINVGKHSDHVRRIARAGRGTCELVSQLDRVAPKVQSMWDEATQPVVTNFHVSWTLPDGWVARCIPYNLPPIYRGHTLILYGLLMREDNKQPSYIVAVEGKATISASIQHGDTTKDVHQEVRFSALSGNPVDRDIFLHRLTAKALIEEEEDKRVWNLTSGGLATRAPIVSLSKSTNIISKSTTFVAVDKSTHEVIAVPELKAQVESFTQSAPEGRIFGLKAVNMKIPIPDEADGIIVPSSPVFISETSPRVKTPSSAPLPHSSTRTVGFTYKLDGSITSPTSPPTKQIAISSNAPKVRQEVELSRPAQVTSTSNINIQQFNFAQPVSPTLTNPPTACQEIPGPAAQLAASQAVKEVNFSPQAPVSPSQPVISRSEMYIEGSPKQETIDAITFEIPMDPSASVVNGTPGLPSGVLSPPVYGKTFRLNGYNEKSPKVSPPPVKPKSYSPEARSCGSERQPETPVAPAKQSQMRFNSEAPLAPQYRYESPSEPRYSPRTPPETRCSPGAPSETRCSPGAPSETRYNREMPSEPTYSPGVLLEARYSPEAPAQPSSGASTSPPVKPKPNSYSPSQRSPLSEPPVNSTVGSLNYAQASQANMDLKDSFPPAPSSFHESSKTSPSRLNETANSYQADQEDGVPPEFKEERLAMLEILSLQQPSAAWPLDYLLADVCGIPLSELRRSCPRAITMDTVTMDTAWATALALACLHVKFSHLQSEWDAEARAGSKWMSTTLAAGGLDFQEIMDKAATMIEDTFMSSML; encoded by the exons ATGACAACGCTGATAATTTTCAAATCGGAGTTGGAATTTTGCCTTCCTATAAGACCGCAGTATTACAG GGTTTTCCAAGAACACGATGCGCGGAAGAAAAACTTGGGACGTCGCACCGCTTCAGTGAATTCCAAGTATTCGTTCGAGTTGGATTTAAAAGTGCAAAGCGCAACAAGTATTCAAGAGATAACCTCACCCTGTGGTGGTCTTGAATACGAGATTAACGCGTCAGACAAGAGACAAGCTTCTGTCCGACTCACGGGGGAATCCTATCACTTCAACGATGATGTGCAAGTGAACGTGATTAGAAGTGAACCATTCCAACTACACGCGCTCACAGAGAATGGCGTGACAACAAAATCCTCAGACAAATTCCTAGCTACGCCCATTGTTATGCTCAACTACTTTCCCGAATTTACAGATTGCAAAGAGCGCACAAGAGGAGAGTTCATCTTTCTCGTTGACCGAAGTAAAAATATGAAGGGGGAAAATATCGATCGTGCGCGTgaagttttgttgttgtttttgaaaaGTTTGCCGGACGGATGCCATTTTAATGTGATTAGTTACGGAGCATCGTATATCAAGCTCTTTACCCAGAGTGAGGTATGCGACCATAGCTCGCGTGAGAGGGCTAGCGATTTCGTTTGGGACTTGAAGGCGGGTATTGATAACGCGCGCCCTATCGACCCGCTCAGAGAGGTGTACTCACACAACCTGATAGACACAGGCTACCCGCGGCAGGTGTTTCTCGTGACTGGGGGAGAGGTTGGGAATGCCGAGCAAGTCACGGATGAAGTCCGGAAAAACGCGCACACCGCCAG GTGTTTTACCCTAGGAATAAATGTCGGCAAACATTCGGACCATGTTCGGAGAATAGCGAGGGCTGGCCGAGGTACCTGCGAACTTGTCTCTCAACTGGATAGGGTGGCACCCAAG GTACAAAGCATGTGGGATGAGGCCACACAGCCCGTCGTTACCAATTTCCACGTGTCCTGGACTCTGCCAGATGGGTGGGTCGCACGATGCATCCCCTATAACCTGCCCCCGATCTACCGCGGCCACACCCTCATCCTGTACGGGCTTCTGATGCGAGAAGACAACAAGCAGCCGTCGTACATCGTGGCCGTGGAGGGGAAGGCGACCATCAGCGCATCCATCCAACACGGGGACACCACCAAGGATGTCCATCAGGAGGTCCGATTCAGCGCACTTTCCGGGAATCCTGTGGACCGCGATATCTTCCTGCATCGATTGACGGCGAAGGCGTTGATcgaggaggaggaggacaAGCGGGTTTGGAACCTCACGTCAGGGGGTCTAGCGACTAGAGCGCCTATCGTAAGCCTCAGCAAGTCCACTAATATTATCTCCAAGTCGACCACCTTCGTGGCGGTAGATAAGAGCACACACGAGGTGATCGCGGTACCTGAGCTTAAGGCTCAAGTTGAAAGCTTTACCCAATCTGCGCCGGAGGGCAGGATCTTCGGCTTGAAGGCTGTTAACATGAAGATCCCAATTCCTGATGAAGCGGATGGTATCATTGTACCAAGCTCTCCGGTGTTCATAAGCGAGACGAGCCCTAGAGTGAAAACTCCTTCGTCTGCGCCCCTCCCGCATAGTTCCACCCGGACGGTAGGGTTCACTTACAAGCTGGACGGGTCAATTACCAGTCCCACCAGCCCGCCAACAAAGCAAATCGCAATTAGTTCGAACGCGCCAAAAGTTCGACAAGAGGTCGAACTCAGTCGCCCCGCGCAGGTCACATCAACCTCTAACATCAACATCCAGCAATTCAACTTTGCGCAACCAGTTAGTCCTACACTTACTAATCCTCCTACAGCCTGCCAAGAGATCCCGGGCCCGGCAGCCCAACTTGCGGCGAGCCAAGCCGTCAAAGAAGTCAACTTCAGTCCCCAGGCCCCTGTGAGCCCATCTCAGCCGGTGATTTCAAGGTCCGAAATGTATATCGAAGGGAGCCCCAAACAGGAAACAATTGATGCGATCACTTTTGAGATTCCCATGGATCCTTCAGCATCCGTGGTCAATGGTACCCCCGGTCTCCCCTCGGGTGTGCTAAGTCCCCCTGTGTATGGCAAGACATTCCGCTTGAATGGATACAACGAAAAAAGCCCAAAGGTCAGTCCCCCTCCCGTGAAACCAAAATCATACAGTCCCGAAGCGCGCTCGTGCGGTTCAGAGAGGCAGCCGGAAACACCAGTCGCTCCAGCAAAGCAGTCGCAGATGCGTTTCAATTCCGAAGCGCCACTCGCACCTCAATATAGATACGAATCGCCATCAGAACCACGATATAGCCCCAGAACGCCACCAGAGACAAGATGCAGCCCTGGGGCGCCTTCAGAGACAAGATGCAGCCCTGGAGCGCCTTCAGAGACAAGATACAATCGCGAAATGCCATCGGAGCCGACATACAGCCCTGGCGTTCTACTGGAGGCACGATACAGTCCCGAAGCACCCGCACAACCAAGCTCAGGGGCTTCTACAAGTCCACCTGTGAAACCAAAGCCAAATAGTTACAGTCCCAGCCAAAGATCGCCTCTCAGCGAACCACCAGTCAATTCCACAGTCGGGTCACTCAATTACGCACAGGCATCGCAAGCTAATATGGATCTTAAAGATAGCTTTCCTCCTGCTCCTTCGTCTTTCCATGAATCGTCGAAAACTAGTCCATCACGGCTAAACGAGACCGCGAATTCCTACCAGGCGGACCAAGAAGACGGGGTACCGCCCGAGTTCAAGGAAGAGCGCCTCGCTATGCTCGAGATTCTATCACTGCAGCAGCCTTCAGCGGCATGGCCTCTGGACTACCTCCTCGCGGACGTGTGCGGGATACCACTCAGCGAGTTGAGGCGTTCGTGTCCACGTGCTATCACCATGGATACGGTCACTATGGATACGGCATGGGCTACTGCCCTGGCGCTCGCGTGTTTGCACGTAAAGTTTTCGCACTTGCAGAGTGAGTGGGACGCCGAGGCGAGGGCCGGAAGTAAATGGATGAGTACTACCTTGGCCGCAGGGGGACTGGACTTCCAAGAGATCATGGATAAAGCGGCGACGATGATTGAAGACACTTTCATGTCGTCCATGCTCTAG
- the LOC5503397 gene encoding von Willebrand factor A domain-containing protein 5A isoform X1: MSNYGLLDKAVGSSVPLESVWIRAVIRGFTAHVLATLEYKNNSSNPLDAIYVFPVDDHAAICGFQATIDGRSVVAAVQDRGEVLQQNIDSARSTQNGLAVNIDDNADNFQIGVGILPSYKTAVLQVTYVAELPVGKDGQVVFILPSVINPRVFQEHDARKKNLGRRTASVNSKYSFELDLKVQSATSIQEITSPCGGLEYEINASDKRQASVRLTGESYHFNDDVQVNVIRSEPFQLHALTENGVTTKSSDKFLATPIVMLNYFPEFTDCKERTRGEFIFLVDRSKNMKGENIDRAREVLLLFLKSLPDGCHFNVISYGASYIKLFTQSEVCDHSSRERASDFVWDLKAGIDNARPIDPLREVYSHNLIDTGYPRQVFLVTGGEVGNAEQVTDEVRKNAHTARCFTLGINVGKHSDHVRRIARAGRGTCELVSQLDRVAPKVQSMWDEATQPVVTNFHVSWTLPDGWVARCIPYNLPPIYRGHTLILYGLLMREDNKQPSYIVAVEGKATISASIQHGDTTKDVHQEVRFSALSGNPVDRDIFLHRLTAKALIEEEEDKRVWNLTSGGLATRAPIVSLSKSTNIISKSTTFVAVDKSTHEVIAVPELKAQVESFTQSAPEGRIFGLKAVNMKIPIPDEADGIIVPSSPVFISETSPRVKTPSSAPLPHSSTRTVGFTYKLDGSITSPTSPPTKQIAISSNAPKVRQEVELSRPAQVTSTSNINIQQFNFAQPVSPTLTNPPTACQEIPGPAAQLAASQAVKEVNFSPQAPVSPSQPVISRSEMYIEGSPKQETIDAITFEIPMDPSASVVNGTPGLPSGVLSPPVYGKTFRLNGYNEKSPKVSPPPVKPKSYSPEARSCGSERQPETPVAPAKQSQMRFNSEAPLAPQYRYESPSEPRYSPRTPPETRCSPGAPSETRCSPGAPSETRYNREMPSEPTYSPGVLLEARYSPEAPAQPSSGASTSPPVKPKPNSYSPSQRSPLSEPPVNSTVGSLNYAQASQANMDLKDSFPPAPSSFHESSKTSPSRLNETANSYQADQEDGVPPEFKEERLAMLEILSLQQPSAAWPLDYLLADVCGIPLSELRRSCPRAITMDTVTMDTAWATALALACLHVKFSHLQSEWDAEARAGSKWMSTTLAAGGLDFQEIMDKAATMIEDTFMSSML, from the exons ATGTCGAATTACGGGCTGCTGGACAAAGCTGTCGGTTCGTCGGTGCCTTTGGAAAGCGTTTGGATTCGCGCGGTTATTCGAGGCTTCACTGCTCATGTCTTAGCAACTTTGGAATACAAAAATAACAGCTCAAATCCACTCGATGCAATTTATGTTTTTCCTGTCGACGACCATGCAGCGATTTGTGGGTTTCAAGCTACTATCGATGGTAGATCCGTCGTGGCAGCAGTTCAGGATAGAGGGGAAGTATTACAGCAGAATATTGACAGCGCGCGCTCAACTCAGAACGGCTTAGCGGTGAATATTGATGACAACGCTGATAATTTTCAAATCGGAGTTGGAATTTTGCCTTCCTATAAGACCGCAGTATTACAGGTAACTTATGTGGCGGAATTACCTGTTGGAAAGGATGGACAAgttgtatttattttgccttCTGTAATAAACCCCAGGGTTTTCCAAGAACACGATGCGCGGAAGAAAAACTTGGGACGTCGCACCGCTTCAGTGAATTCCAAGTATTCGTTCGAGTTGGATTTAAAAGTGCAAAGCGCAACAAGTATTCAAGAGATAACCTCACCCTGTGGTGGTCTTGAATACGAGATTAACGCGTCAGACAAGAGACAAGCTTCTGTCCGACTCACGGGGGAATCCTATCACTTCAACGATGATGTGCAAGTGAACGTGATTAGAAGTGAACCATTCCAACTACACGCGCTCACAGAGAATGGCGTGACAACAAAATCCTCAGACAAATTCCTAGCTACGCCCATTGTTATGCTCAACTACTTTCCCGAATTTACAGATTGCAAAGAGCGCACAAGAGGAGAGTTCATCTTTCTCGTTGACCGAAGTAAAAATATGAAGGGGGAAAATATCGATCGTGCGCGTgaagttttgttgttgtttttgaaaaGTTTGCCGGACGGATGCCATTTTAATGTGATTAGTTACGGAGCATCGTATATCAAGCTCTTTACCCAGAGTGAGGTATGCGACCATAGCTCGCGTGAGAGGGCTAGCGATTTCGTTTGGGACTTGAAGGCGGGTATTGATAACGCGCGCCCTATCGACCCGCTCAGAGAGGTGTACTCACACAACCTGATAGACACAGGCTACCCGCGGCAGGTGTTTCTCGTGACTGGGGGAGAGGTTGGGAATGCCGAGCAAGTCACGGATGAAGTCCGGAAAAACGCGCACACCGCCAG GTGTTTTACCCTAGGAATAAATGTCGGCAAACATTCGGACCATGTTCGGAGAATAGCGAGGGCTGGCCGAGGTACCTGCGAACTTGTCTCTCAACTGGATAGGGTGGCACCCAAG GTACAAAGCATGTGGGATGAGGCCACACAGCCCGTCGTTACCAATTTCCACGTGTCCTGGACTCTGCCAGATGGGTGGGTCGCACGATGCATCCCCTATAACCTGCCCCCGATCTACCGCGGCCACACCCTCATCCTGTACGGGCTTCTGATGCGAGAAGACAACAAGCAGCCGTCGTACATCGTGGCCGTGGAGGGGAAGGCGACCATCAGCGCATCCATCCAACACGGGGACACCACCAAGGATGTCCATCAGGAGGTCCGATTCAGCGCACTTTCCGGGAATCCTGTGGACCGCGATATCTTCCTGCATCGATTGACGGCGAAGGCGTTGATcgaggaggaggaggacaAGCGGGTTTGGAACCTCACGTCAGGGGGTCTAGCGACTAGAGCGCCTATCGTAAGCCTCAGCAAGTCCACTAATATTATCTCCAAGTCGACCACCTTCGTGGCGGTAGATAAGAGCACACACGAGGTGATCGCGGTACCTGAGCTTAAGGCTCAAGTTGAAAGCTTTACCCAATCTGCGCCGGAGGGCAGGATCTTCGGCTTGAAGGCTGTTAACATGAAGATCCCAATTCCTGATGAAGCGGATGGTATCATTGTACCAAGCTCTCCGGTGTTCATAAGCGAGACGAGCCCTAGAGTGAAAACTCCTTCGTCTGCGCCCCTCCCGCATAGTTCCACCCGGACGGTAGGGTTCACTTACAAGCTGGACGGGTCAATTACCAGTCCCACCAGCCCGCCAACAAAGCAAATCGCAATTAGTTCGAACGCGCCAAAAGTTCGACAAGAGGTCGAACTCAGTCGCCCCGCGCAGGTCACATCAACCTCTAACATCAACATCCAGCAATTCAACTTTGCGCAACCAGTTAGTCCTACACTTACTAATCCTCCTACAGCCTGCCAAGAGATCCCGGGCCCGGCAGCCCAACTTGCGGCGAGCCAAGCCGTCAAAGAAGTCAACTTCAGTCCCCAGGCCCCTGTGAGCCCATCTCAGCCGGTGATTTCAAGGTCCGAAATGTATATCGAAGGGAGCCCCAAACAGGAAACAATTGATGCGATCACTTTTGAGATTCCCATGGATCCTTCAGCATCCGTGGTCAATGGTACCCCCGGTCTCCCCTCGGGTGTGCTAAGTCCCCCTGTGTATGGCAAGACATTCCGCTTGAATGGATACAACGAAAAAAGCCCAAAGGTCAGTCCCCCTCCCGTGAAACCAAAATCATACAGTCCCGAAGCGCGCTCGTGCGGTTCAGAGAGGCAGCCGGAAACACCAGTCGCTCCAGCAAAGCAGTCGCAGATGCGTTTCAATTCCGAAGCGCCACTCGCACCTCAATATAGATACGAATCGCCATCAGAACCACGATATAGCCCCAGAACGCCACCAGAGACAAGATGCAGCCCTGGGGCGCCTTCAGAGACAAGATGCAGCCCTGGAGCGCCTTCAGAGACAAGATACAATCGCGAAATGCCATCGGAGCCGACATACAGCCCTGGCGTTCTACTGGAGGCACGATACAGTCCCGAAGCACCCGCACAACCAAGCTCAGGGGCTTCTACAAGTCCACCTGTGAAACCAAAGCCAAATAGTTACAGTCCCAGCCAAAGATCGCCTCTCAGCGAACCACCAGTCAATTCCACAGTCGGGTCACTCAATTACGCACAGGCATCGCAAGCTAATATGGATCTTAAAGATAGCTTTCCTCCTGCTCCTTCGTCTTTCCATGAATCGTCGAAAACTAGTCCATCACGGCTAAACGAGACCGCGAATTCCTACCAGGCGGACCAAGAAGACGGGGTACCGCCCGAGTTCAAGGAAGAGCGCCTCGCTATGCTCGAGATTCTATCACTGCAGCAGCCTTCAGCGGCATGGCCTCTGGACTACCTCCTCGCGGACGTGTGCGGGATACCACTCAGCGAGTTGAGGCGTTCGTGTCCACGTGCTATCACCATGGATACGGTCACTATGGATACGGCATGGGCTACTGCCCTGGCGCTCGCGTGTTTGCACGTAAAGTTTTCGCACTTGCAGAGTGAGTGGGACGCCGAGGCGAGGGCCGGAAGTAAATGGATGAGTACTACCTTGGCCGCAGGGGGACTGGACTTCCAAGAGATCATGGATAAAGCGGCGACGATGATTGAAGACACTTTCATGTCGTCCATGCTCTAG